In the Desulfovibrio desulfuricans genome, one interval contains:
- a CDS encoding molybdenum cofactor biosynthesis protein MoaE, whose amino-acid sequence MDINKTLQELKARPGFADHVGMMLVHNGVVRAWSRGDHAPVTAVRVSHDTAKMDAICREMEKQPGIFAIVAQAEEGLLKPGDDLLFLVVAGDIREHVKATFAELLDRIKAEAVIKQEIHDA is encoded by the coding sequence ATGGACATTAACAAAACTCTTCAGGAACTCAAAGCCCGCCCCGGCTTCGCCGACCACGTGGGTATGATGCTGGTGCACAACGGTGTTGTGCGTGCATGGTCGCGCGGGGATCATGCCCCGGTTACCGCAGTACGCGTTTCGCACGACACGGCTAAAATGGACGCCATCTGCCGCGAGATGGAAAAACAGCCGGGAATTTTTGCCATCGTTGCCCAAGCCGAGGAAGGCCTGCTCAAACCCGGTGACGACCTGCTCTTTCTTGTGGTGGCGGGCGACATACGCGAGCACGTTAAAGCCACTTTTGCAGAACTGCTTGACCGTATCAAGGCCGAGGCCGTCATCAAGCAGGAAATTCACGATGCCTGA
- the secF gene encoding protein translocase subunit SecF, which produces MGFAFIKHDTNLDFIGKRYWAYGISVLLILVGLASMFMGQGLKMGIDFAGGVIAQIQFEHPVKDEALKKSLDVPALPGISTQRFGDGDRDYLLRFSQSENANASQLRTALIDTLASAFPDNKAEIQRLEVVGPKVGADLTNKALAALYYSVLLIAVYISGRFEQRWMAGAIMAGALWGGMYLAGLTGLGMGWLVLLSLAITLVVCFFLKLNFALGAIVGLLHDVSITLGLLSVMGVEIDLNVMAALLTLVGYSLNDTIIVYDRLRENLRAAPQLTMSALINRSVNQTLSRTILTSGTTLLATLSLFVLGGGVIHDFALTMLIGVFVGTASSIYVSSAILLALGDSEFYTQRAQEGAKYERPGEHGVV; this is translated from the coding sequence ATGGGTTTCGCATTTATCAAGCACGACACCAATCTGGATTTCATTGGCAAACGCTATTGGGCGTATGGCATTTCAGTACTCCTGATTCTGGTCGGCCTCGCTTCCATGTTCATGGGGCAGGGCCTTAAAATGGGTATCGATTTTGCCGGCGGCGTGATCGCCCAGATTCAGTTTGAACATCCTGTCAAGGATGAGGCCCTCAAGAAAAGTCTGGATGTACCAGCCTTGCCCGGCATCAGCACCCAGAGGTTTGGCGATGGCGACAGGGATTATCTGCTGCGTTTTTCCCAGTCAGAAAATGCCAATGCCAGCCAGTTGCGCACTGCCCTGATAGATACGCTGGCAAGCGCTTTTCCTGACAACAAGGCTGAAATACAAAGACTTGAAGTTGTCGGCCCGAAGGTCGGCGCTGATTTGACCAACAAGGCTCTTGCAGCTCTGTATTATTCAGTATTGCTGATCGCAGTCTACATTTCTGGCCGTTTTGAGCAGCGCTGGATGGCGGGGGCCATAATGGCTGGCGCTCTTTGGGGCGGAATGTACCTTGCCGGGCTCACCGGGCTTGGCATGGGCTGGCTTGTATTGCTTTCACTTGCAATTACGCTGGTTGTCTGCTTTTTCCTCAAGCTCAACTTTGCGCTTGGGGCAATCGTAGGTCTGCTGCACGACGTCAGCATCACGCTTGGGCTATTGTCCGTTATGGGGGTTGAAATTGACCTCAACGTCATGGCGGCCTTGCTGACTCTGGTTGGTTATTCGCTCAACGATACCATCATCGTGTATGACCGCCTGCGCGAAAATCTGCGCGCTGCGCCTCAGTTGACAATGTCTGCGCTCATCAATCGCAGCGTCAACCAGACGCTCTCCCGTACAATCCTGACAAGCGGCACCACGCTGCTGGCAACACTCTCCCTCTTTGTGCTTGGCGGCGGCGTGATCCATGATTTTGCCCTGACCATGCTCATAGGCGTTTTCGTGGGTACTGCTTCATCTATTTACGTCTCTTCGGCCATTCTTTTGGCGCTGGGTGACTCTGAGTTTTATACCCAGCGCGCTCAGGAAGGTGCTAAATACGAGCGCCCCGGCGAACACGGCGTTGTGTAG